Within Plasmodium vivax scf_5330 genomic scaffold, whole genome shotgun sequence, the genomic segment agaatttttaaattatatatttaagaaaCTTgaaatacaataatataatcCGAAATAATGTTATTACTGTAGCTATATATTCTAATGCCAAACTAGTTACATAACGGTTAAGTATCACTAAAAGTATGATACGCCACATTATACTTCCTGCTTTTGAATGGTGTTTCTTCAGTGTCcgatgtatataataatgaatcACGCGCCCCTTCGTTAATATtcactatattttttcctttgcgtAAAGAGCTTCCAAAGGGCgtaaactaaaataaaattgaaattcaagcatattaaatataattctgttattatagtaaaattttattaacatattttatatttattgtagtacaatttttatatttaaaaatgttaaggataaccttatataaatagtaaaaaattgaggataATCCTATAGCAGAACCTACAACAGAAGTTGCTGCGATAGTGGTACTATTTTTAGTACGTATAAAATGAGAtgtattaacaaaatttaacaattttgcatcctttaaatatatgtaaatcggtttattttgatatttttcaaCAGATAGTAAATACTTTTCTTTGATACCAGCTGCACTTTGCGTAGGTACATCGTGTACTGTAATTCCTGCATTTAGACTTTTATccttacatatatttacgAATTCGTCGAACTCTTTACAGTAATTACTTGTAGATTCTTCTATGGAACATTTATTAATACTACTAATAAACTCGTCTAAGGCTTCTCCAAAATAGTCCATATACTTACACTGATCACCAATGCACGAACTGGAATTATTAGTATTtccataaaaaattgtataaagagcatatattttttttatactttttatttcactcattgataatttattaattttagaaCAATTTGGGTATTTTACTTCTATTTTAGGTTCTATATAAGTTTTCAATCCTTGAATAATCTTTCCTATTTGCGAatcgtcaatttttttttttaacattttatcatataaccaatacTTCAGATAGAtaaccc encodes:
- a CDS encoding variable surface protein Vir21, truncated, putative (encoded by transcript PVX_058690A; Truncated due to end of contig.) gives rise to the protein PETEILIDYYSRLYKITSAAKRDTNDYYDKKHDEIEKMGVIYLKYWLYDKMLKKKIDDSQIGKIIQGLKTYIEPKIEVKYPNCSKINKLSMSEIKSIKKIYALYTIFYGNTNNSSSCIGDQCKYMDYFGEALDEFISSINKCSIEESTSNYCKEFDEFVNICKDKSLNAGITVHDVPTQSAAGIKEKYLLSVEKYQNKPIYIYLKDAKLLNFVNTSHFIRTKNSTTIAATSVVGSAIGLSSIFYYLYKFTPFGSSLRKGKNIVNINEGARDSLLYTSDTEETPFKSRKYNVAYHTFSDT